One Purpureocillium takamizusanense chromosome 1, complete sequence genomic window carries:
- a CDS encoding uncharacterized protein (EggNog:ENOG503NXT2): MPSKKDKKHAKENGGIAAAVTKQAAGKSLTGHGASNVSSSNSSSNNNNNNSHASRPASDVSSPPAVTPEIKPTLHDHDKNVASPLLEALSTTSVSASTAPSMANEWARGAVMAGSPGNLINLNSESPPTQPSSYEDSGRLHHAWPAAHRPFMSPSPASPSPPHGSRRPLSFQMDAQYHLPGTSPRGVSTVPYRRSSLHSPYPNSRASPHPPLPHQPQPHFYGAHDLDLTITPQSGGMKPGEHGFFFGFDRLPSPDGSTASDQVVLAGYEGGLQVYAVGKRGIDLVANLKGLRGGVHHAKILPWTIGGDARLFPLVAVVVHGPVLPPRSADGPPKGDSASRVTPDDTASPRPGYAPLEGIQGRPGPAVMSYQTAVEVYSLKTNKLVDVLLQAQKVPINTEVSLSSPLFQPPPPTGALTIKADSGTIAVCSGTTGECWIYRQLLEPQNSHVFACSGKIWTTIQQARASDVAEESDKPYPSVAPHRPSPQTPILALNGHWIAYCPAAPSSQISLRAHLPVPILGRAPGVSSLTPPHLPTVTSSVDLPISDSMVNKIMRETTQELIQGAKWVGQQGLQAWNSYWNKPSSPQSQPQQARSPPPQWVGSRSPQTDAAQFPPTHGTSSPATVKEPGIVAIVDTEAIASSATMHPLTTFATPLGCSFLSFSPSSLALFTASTKGDVQTVWDLLRIQHTHSSPLQTTLAQNDCSGPLVRQVAQFSRMTVARIVDVVWTAPQGERLAMVTERGTIHLLDMPFSSFMWPPPRRRKVTAKSATEQSEASGSAVSMASGAFGAAYQAAMPFVTRSRRSSGNVPATPANTLRDSAAQGGRAIAATISHSLGKTGTAISQLRHTGENRVALPTSAVLPSSACVAWLRGRRSQVLVSVGGGLVRLFPCKARRPSTMAGKRIARANKYKDFRVPLLPDDVVAPIVRQVLELGAVDEYLELSDAEMEAGNTMTLRAHHAQANLPVHGVDVTIPQAEIESSAPYQPFHTDRRVALCEYAREGSAQLESASVLLTNTALDEQSNTKKKKKRQPAAESQLSEPLATGAWAFGQDIVTVRKEMGLQAGANDDVGSDDHLALPQSAMERVMQYGDEEHIVVTTRRRRGPRAGDADEDGFFEDDCEVLDFADQRV, encoded by the exons ATGCCTA gcaagaaggacaagaagcatGCCAAAGAGAACGGCggaatcgccgccgcggtgaCCAAGCAGGCCGCTGGCAAGTCCCT CACCGGTCACGGCGCCAGCAacgtcagcagcagcaacagcagcagcaacaataacaacaacaactcCCACGCGAGCCGTCCTGCCTCcgacgtctcgtcgccgcctgccgtcACCCCCGAAATCAAACCCACGCTCCACGACCATGACAAGAACGTCGCGTCGCCCCTGCTGGAGGCTCTGTCAACAACTTCCGTCTCTGCGAGCACCGCCCCGAGCATGGCCAACGAATGGGCCCGGGGAGCCGTCATGGCCGGTTCCCCTGGCAATCTCATCAACCTGAACAGTGAatcgccgcccacgcagcCCTCGTCCTACGAGGACTCGGGCCGCCTGCACCatgcctggcccgccgcccaccggccCTTCATGAGCCCCTctccggcgtcgccgtcgcctccccatggcagccgtcgcccgctGAGCTTCCAGATGGACGCCCAGTACCACCTTCCCGGCACTTCACCTCGTGGCGTGTCAACCGTCCCCTATCGCAGGAGCTCCCTCCACTCTCCCTATCCAAACTCGCGGGCGAGCCCGCATCCGCCTCTCCCGCATCAGCCTCAACCGCACTTTTACGGCGCGCACGACCTCGACCTGACCATCACACCGCAGTCCGGCGGCATGAAGCCTGGCGAACacggcttcttcttcggcttCGATCGCCTGCCCTCCCCCGACGGCTCCACCGCCTCGGACCAGGTCGTACTAGCAGGCTAtgagggcggcctgcaggtCTATGCCGTCGGCAAGAGGGGTATAGACCTAGTGGCCAACCTAAAGGGTCTTCGGGGCGGCGTCCACCACGCCAAGATTCTCCCGTGGAccattggcggcgacgctcgcTTGTTTCCCcttgttgccgtcgtcgtgcatGGACCCGTGCTACCACCGCGATCTGCAGATGGACCGCCCAAAGGGGATTCCGCATCTCGTGTGACGCCAGACGATACCGCGAGCCCGCGGCCTGGGTATGCTCCCCTGGAGGGTATCCAGGGCCGGCCAGGCCCGGCAGTCATGTCGTACCAGACGGCAGTTGAGGTGTACTCCCTCAAGACAaacaagctcgtcgacgtcctcctGCAGGCGCAAAAGGTACCAATCAACACCGAGGTATCGCTCTCCAGCCCGCTCTTCcaaccaccgccaccgactGGTGCTCTCACGATCAAGGCCGACTCCGGAACCATTGCAGTCTGCTCAGGCACGACGGGAGAGTGCTGGATTTATCGCCAGCTGCTTGAACCCCAAAACTCACACGTCTTCGCCTGCTCTGGCAAGATATGGACGACGATTCAGCAGGCCAGGGCTAgcgacgtggccgaggagagcGACAAGCCCTACCCATCGGTCGCACCGCATCGTCCCAGTCCCCAGACTCCAATCTTGGCCCTCAACGGCCATTGGATTGCATACTGCCCGGCAGCACCCTCGTCTCAAATCTCGCTTCGAGCACATCTTCCAGTGCCCATCCTGGGACGAGCGCCGGGGGTCTCCTCCCTAACACCCCCTCACCTGCCCACGGTCACTTCATCCGTGGATCTGCCAATCTCGGATAGCATGGTTAACAAGATCATGCGGGAGACGACTCAGGAGCTGATTCAAGGTGCCAAGTGGGTTGGCCAGCAGGGCCTGCAAGCCTGGAACTCGTACTGGAACAAGCCATCGAGCCCACAATCACAGCCACAGCAGGCGAGGTCTCCGCCACCGCAATGGGTGGGCTCGCGCTCTCCCCAGACAGACGCGGCGCAGTTTCCGCCGACGCATGGCACGTCCTCACCAGCTACCGTCAAAGAACCTGGCATTGTCGCGATAGTAGATACGGAGGCAATCGCGAGCTCGGCCACAATGCACCCCTTGACGACGTTTGCGACCCCGCTGGGTTGCAGCTTCTTGTCGTTttcgccgtcctcgctggCTCTGTTCACCGCCAGCACGAAAGGCGACGTTCAGACAGTCTGGGACTTGCTGCGCATCCAGCACACCCAttcgtcgccgctgcagaCGACCCTTGCTCAGAACGACTGCAGTGGTCCTCTGGTCCGCCAAGTAGCGCAGTTCTCGCGCATGACCGTCgcccgcatcgtcgacgttgTCTGGACCGCCCCTCAAGGAGAGAGACTGGCCATGGTCACGGAGAGAGGCACCATTCACCTGCTGGACATGCCCTTCAGTTCATTCatgtggccgccgcctcgtcggcgcaaGGTGACCGCGAAGAGCGCGACAGAGCAATCGGAGGCGTCTGGTTCCGCTGTCTCCATGGCATCGGGTGCCTTTGGGGCCGCCTACCAGGCTGCGATGCCATTCGTGACGCGCTCACGCCGGAGCAGTGGCAACGTGCCCGCTACACCGGCCAACACCTTGAGGGACTCGGCAGCCCAGGGCGGCAGGGCCATCGCAGCGACCATCAGCCACTCTCTCGGCAAGACGGGAACCGCTATCAGCCAACTCCGGCACACGGGGGAGAACCGAGTCGCACTCCCGACGAGCGCGGTTCTGCCGTCTAGCGCGTGCGTCGCGTGGCTCAGGGGTCGCAGGTCTCAGGTCCTTGTGTctgtcggtggcggcctAGTGCGCTTGTTCCCGTGCAAGGCGCGCAGACCCTCGACTATGGCAGGGAAGCGCATCGCCCGTGCCAACAAGTACAAAGACTTCAGAGTGCCGCTGCTTCCAGACGATGTGGTTGCCCCGATTGTGAGGCAGGTCCTCGAGTTGGGCGCCGTGGATGAGTATCTTGAACTGTCCGACGCCGAGATGGAAGCGGGCAACACAATGACACTCAGGGCCCACCATGCGCAGGCAAACCTCCCGGTTCACGGAGTGGATGTCACGATTCCACAGGCAGAGATTGAGTCGAGCGCGCCGTACCAGCCATTCCACACGGACCGTCGTGTTGCACTCTGTGAGTACGCCCGCGAAGGCAGTGCTCAGCTGGAGTCCGCCTCGGTCCTTCTCACAAacaccgccctcgacgagcaaTCCAACacaaaaaagaagaaaaagcgCCAGCCCGCAGCAGAGTCGCAACTCAGCGAGCCCTTGGCAACGGGGGCATGGGCGTTTGGGCAAGACATCGTGACGGTGAGGAAGGAAATGGGCCTCCAGGctggcgccaacgacgacgttggcTCCGATGATCATCTCGCCCTCCCGCAGTCTGCTATGGAACGGGTCATGCAGTACGGCGATGAGGAGCATATAGTGGTGACGACTAGAAGACGTCGCGGCCCGCGTGCGGGAGACGCAGACGAGGATGGCTTCTTCGAGGATGACTGTGAGGTGCTGGACTTTGCCGACCAGAGAGTCTAA
- a CDS encoding uncharacterized protein (EggNog:ENOG503PG4S) codes for MTCVRVSEFTAQRAGFQVLVGSFTAPDVKIGGGGERGGEDVILQLGSLSKPRHLVVLHGLPDYLVPAAPTWRTSNTTQATGFYRISDDYDANEQWIGSFTKNAQVTMDAVRADSEQRRLGRGEVMLYGDVTQWLKSAEAGADPLVVPWAAHMMVRKEDGAWKLAQYRVWL; via the exons ATGACTTGTGTACGAGTATCCGAATTCACTGCCCAGCGCGCCGGTTTTCAAGTGCTCGTGGGTTCATTTACCGCCCCGGATGTCAAGatcgggggcggcggggagagGGGTGGTGAGGATGTCATTCTCCAGCTCGGCAGCTTGTCCAAGCCGCGGCACTTGGTGGTTCTCCACGGCTTGCCTGACTACCTAGTAC ctgctgcgccaaCATGGCGGACCAGCAACACGACGCAGGCTACCGGCTTCTACCGCATCTCGGACGACTACGACGCCAACGAGCAGTGGATCGGCAGCTTCACCAAGAACGCGCAGGTCACCATGGACGCCGTAAGGGCAGACAGCGAGCAGA ggcgactcggccgcggcgaggtgATGCTCTACGGCGACGTGACGCAGTGGCTCAagagcgccgaggcgggcgcggaccCGCTGGTGGTTCCGTGGGCGGCGCACATGATGGTGAGGAAGGAGGATGGCGCGTGGAAGCTCGCCCAGTATCGTGTCTGGCTGTAG
- a CDS encoding uncharacterized protein (EggNog:ENOG503NXT2), with product MFINSTGHGASNVSSSNSSSNNNNNNSHASRPASDVSSPPAVTPEIKPTLHDHDKNVASPLLEALSTTSVSASTAPSMANEWARGAVMAGSPGNLINLNSESPPTQPSSYEDSGRLHHAWPAAHRPFMSPSPASPSPPHGSRRPLSFQMDAQYHLPGTSPRGVSTVPYRRSSLHSPYPNSRASPHPPLPHQPQPHFYGAHDLDLTITPQSGGMKPGEHGFFFGFDRLPSPDGSTASDQVVLAGYEGGLQVYAVGKRGIDLVANLKGLRGGVHHAKILPWTIGGDARLFPLVAVVVHGPVLPPRSADGPPKGDSASRVTPDDTASPRPGYAPLEGIQGRPGPAVMSYQTAVEVYSLKTNKLVDVLLQAQKVPINTEVSLSSPLFQPPPPTGALTIKADSGTIAVCSGTTGECWIYRQLLEPQNSHVFACSGKIWTTIQQARASDVAEESDKPYPSVAPHRPSPQTPILALNGHWIAYCPAAPSSQISLRAHLPVPILGRAPGVSSLTPPHLPTVTSSVDLPISDSMVNKIMRETTQELIQGAKWVGQQGLQAWNSYWNKPSSPQSQPQQARSPPPQWVGSRSPQTDAAQFPPTHGTSSPATVKEPGIVAIVDTEAIASSATMHPLTTFATPLGCSFLSFSPSSLALFTASTKGDVQTVWDLLRIQHTHSSPLQTTLAQNDCSGPLVRQVAQFSRMTVARIVDVVWTAPQGERLAMVTERGTIHLLDMPFSSFMWPPPRRRKVTAKSATEQSEASGSAVSMASGAFGAAYQAAMPFVTRSRRSSGNVPATPANTLRDSAAQGGRAIAATISHSLGKTGTAISQLRHTGENRVALPTSAVLPSSACVAWLRGRRSQVLVSVGGGLVRLFPCKARRPSTMAGKRIARANKYKDFRVPLLPDDVVAPIVRQVLELGAVDEYLELSDAEMEAGNTMTLRAHHAQANLPVHGVDVTIPQAEIESSAPYQPFHTDRRVALCEYAREGSAQLESASVLLTNTALDEQSNTKKKKKRQPAAESQLSEPLATGAWAFGQDIVTVRKEMGLQAGANDDVGSDDHLALPQSAMERVMQYGDEEHIVVTTRRRRGPRAGDADEDGFFEDDCEVLDFADQRV from the coding sequence ATGTTCATCAACAGCACCGGTCACGGCGCCAGCAacgtcagcagcagcaacagcagcagcaacaataacaacaacaactcCCACGCGAGCCGTCCTGCCTCcgacgtctcgtcgccgcctgccgtcACCCCCGAAATCAAACCCACGCTCCACGACCATGACAAGAACGTCGCGTCGCCCCTGCTGGAGGCTCTGTCAACAACTTCCGTCTCTGCGAGCACCGCCCCGAGCATGGCCAACGAATGGGCCCGGGGAGCCGTCATGGCCGGTTCCCCTGGCAATCTCATCAACCTGAACAGTGAatcgccgcccacgcagcCCTCGTCCTACGAGGACTCGGGCCGCCTGCACCatgcctggcccgccgcccaccggccCTTCATGAGCCCCTctccggcgtcgccgtcgcctccccatggcagccgtcgcccgctGAGCTTCCAGATGGACGCCCAGTACCACCTTCCCGGCACTTCACCTCGTGGCGTGTCAACCGTCCCCTATCGCAGGAGCTCCCTCCACTCTCCCTATCCAAACTCGCGGGCGAGCCCGCATCCGCCTCTCCCGCATCAGCCTCAACCGCACTTTTACGGCGCGCACGACCTCGACCTGACCATCACACCGCAGTCCGGCGGCATGAAGCCTGGCGAACacggcttcttcttcggcttCGATCGCCTGCCCTCCCCCGACGGCTCCACCGCCTCGGACCAGGTCGTACTAGCAGGCTAtgagggcggcctgcaggtCTATGCCGTCGGCAAGAGGGGTATAGACCTAGTGGCCAACCTAAAGGGTCTTCGGGGCGGCGTCCACCACGCCAAGATTCTCCCGTGGAccattggcggcgacgctcgcTTGTTTCCCcttgttgccgtcgtcgtgcatGGACCCGTGCTACCACCGCGATCTGCAGATGGACCGCCCAAAGGGGATTCCGCATCTCGTGTGACGCCAGACGATACCGCGAGCCCGCGGCCTGGGTATGCTCCCCTGGAGGGTATCCAGGGCCGGCCAGGCCCGGCAGTCATGTCGTACCAGACGGCAGTTGAGGTGTACTCCCTCAAGACAaacaagctcgtcgacgtcctcctGCAGGCGCAAAAGGTACCAATCAACACCGAGGTATCGCTCTCCAGCCCGCTCTTCcaaccaccgccaccgactGGTGCTCTCACGATCAAGGCCGACTCCGGAACCATTGCAGTCTGCTCAGGCACGACGGGAGAGTGCTGGATTTATCGCCAGCTGCTTGAACCCCAAAACTCACACGTCTTCGCCTGCTCTGGCAAGATATGGACGACGATTCAGCAGGCCAGGGCTAgcgacgtggccgaggagagcGACAAGCCCTACCCATCGGTCGCACCGCATCGTCCCAGTCCCCAGACTCCAATCTTGGCCCTCAACGGCCATTGGATTGCATACTGCCCGGCAGCACCCTCGTCTCAAATCTCGCTTCGAGCACATCTTCCAGTGCCCATCCTGGGACGAGCGCCGGGGGTCTCCTCCCTAACACCCCCTCACCTGCCCACGGTCACTTCATCCGTGGATCTGCCAATCTCGGATAGCATGGTTAACAAGATCATGCGGGAGACGACTCAGGAGCTGATTCAAGGTGCCAAGTGGGTTGGCCAGCAGGGCCTGCAAGCCTGGAACTCGTACTGGAACAAGCCATCGAGCCCACAATCACAGCCACAGCAGGCGAGGTCTCCGCCACCGCAATGGGTGGGCTCGCGCTCTCCCCAGACAGACGCGGCGCAGTTTCCGCCGACGCATGGCACGTCCTCACCAGCTACCGTCAAAGAACCTGGCATTGTCGCGATAGTAGATACGGAGGCAATCGCGAGCTCGGCCACAATGCACCCCTTGACGACGTTTGCGACCCCGCTGGGTTGCAGCTTCTTGTCGTTttcgccgtcctcgctggCTCTGTTCACCGCCAGCACGAAAGGCGACGTTCAGACAGTCTGGGACTTGCTGCGCATCCAGCACACCCAttcgtcgccgctgcagaCGACCCTTGCTCAGAACGACTGCAGTGGTCCTCTGGTCCGCCAAGTAGCGCAGTTCTCGCGCATGACCGTCgcccgcatcgtcgacgttgTCTGGACCGCCCCTCAAGGAGAGAGACTGGCCATGGTCACGGAGAGAGGCACCATTCACCTGCTGGACATGCCCTTCAGTTCATTCatgtggccgccgcctcgtcggcgcaaGGTGACCGCGAAGAGCGCGACAGAGCAATCGGAGGCGTCTGGTTCCGCTGTCTCCATGGCATCGGGTGCCTTTGGGGCCGCCTACCAGGCTGCGATGCCATTCGTGACGCGCTCACGCCGGAGCAGTGGCAACGTGCCCGCTACACCGGCCAACACCTTGAGGGACTCGGCAGCCCAGGGCGGCAGGGCCATCGCAGCGACCATCAGCCACTCTCTCGGCAAGACGGGAACCGCTATCAGCCAACTCCGGCACACGGGGGAGAACCGAGTCGCACTCCCGACGAGCGCGGTTCTGCCGTCTAGCGCGTGCGTCGCGTGGCTCAGGGGTCGCAGGTCTCAGGTCCTTGTGTctgtcggtggcggcctAGTGCGCTTGTTCCCGTGCAAGGCGCGCAGACCCTCGACTATGGCAGGGAAGCGCATCGCCCGTGCCAACAAGTACAAAGACTTCAGAGTGCCGCTGCTTCCAGACGATGTGGTTGCCCCGATTGTGAGGCAGGTCCTCGAGTTGGGCGCCGTGGATGAGTATCTTGAACTGTCCGACGCCGAGATGGAAGCGGGCAACACAATGACACTCAGGGCCCACCATGCGCAGGCAAACCTCCCGGTTCACGGAGTGGATGTCACGATTCCACAGGCAGAGATTGAGTCGAGCGCGCCGTACCAGCCATTCCACACGGACCGTCGTGTTGCACTCTGTGAGTACGCCCGCGAAGGCAGTGCTCAGCTGGAGTCCGCCTCGGTCCTTCTCACAAacaccgccctcgacgagcaaTCCAACacaaaaaagaagaaaaagcgCCAGCCCGCAGCAGAGTCGCAACTCAGCGAGCCCTTGGCAACGGGGGCATGGGCGTTTGGGCAAGACATCGTGACGGTGAGGAAGGAAATGGGCCTCCAGGctggcgccaacgacgacgttggcTCCGATGATCATCTCGCCCTCCCGCAGTCTGCTATGGAACGGGTCATGCAGTACGGCGATGAGGAGCATATAGTGGTGACGACTAGAAGACGTCGCGGCCCGCGTGCGGGAGACGCAGACGAGGATGGCTTCTTCGAGGATGACTGTGAGGTGCTGGACTTTGCCGACCAGAGAGTCTAA
- a CDS encoding uncharacterized protein (EggNog:ENOG503NXT2): MANEWARGAVMAGSPGNLINLNSESPPTQPSSYEDSGRLHHAWPAAHRPFMSPSPASPSPPHGSRRPLSFQMDAQYHLPGTSPRGVSTVPYRRSSLHSPYPNSRASPHPPLPHQPQPHFYGAHDLDLTITPQSGGMKPGEHGFFFGFDRLPSPDGSTASDQVVLAGYEGGLQVYAVGKRGIDLVANLKGLRGGVHHAKILPWTIGGDARLFPLVAVVVHGPVLPPRSADGPPKGDSASRVTPDDTASPRPGYAPLEGIQGRPGPAVMSYQTAVEVYSLKTNKLVDVLLQAQKVPINTEVSLSSPLFQPPPPTGALTIKADSGTIAVCSGTTGECWIYRQLLEPQNSHVFACSGKIWTTIQQARASDVAEESDKPYPSVAPHRPSPQTPILALNGHWIAYCPAAPSSQISLRAHLPVPILGRAPGVSSLTPPHLPTVTSSVDLPISDSMVNKIMRETTQELIQGAKWVGQQGLQAWNSYWNKPSSPQSQPQQARSPPPQWVGSRSPQTDAAQFPPTHGTSSPATVKEPGIVAIVDTEAIASSATMHPLTTFATPLGCSFLSFSPSSLALFTASTKGDVQTVWDLLRIQHTHSSPLQTTLAQNDCSGPLVRQVAQFSRMTVARIVDVVWTAPQGERLAMVTERGTIHLLDMPFSSFMWPPPRRRKVTAKSATEQSEASGSAVSMASGAFGAAYQAAMPFVTRSRRSSGNVPATPANTLRDSAAQGGRAIAATISHSLGKTGTAISQLRHTGENRVALPTSAVLPSSACVAWLRGRRSQVLVSVGGGLVRLFPCKARRPSTMAGKRIARANKYKDFRVPLLPDDVVAPIVRQVLELGAVDEYLELSDAEMEAGNTMTLRAHHAQANLPVHGVDVTIPQAEIESSAPYQPFHTDRRVALCEYAREGSAQLESASVLLTNTALDEQSNTKKKKKRQPAAESQLSEPLATGAWAFGQDIVTVRKEMGLQAGANDDVGSDDHLALPQSAMERVMQYGDEEHIVVTTRRRRGPRAGDADEDGFFEDDCEVLDFADQRV, encoded by the coding sequence ATGGCCAACGAATGGGCCCGGGGAGCCGTCATGGCCGGTTCCCCTGGCAATCTCATCAACCTGAACAGTGAatcgccgcccacgcagcCCTCGTCCTACGAGGACTCGGGCCGCCTGCACCatgcctggcccgccgcccaccggccCTTCATGAGCCCCTctccggcgtcgccgtcgcctccccatggcagccgtcgcccgctGAGCTTCCAGATGGACGCCCAGTACCACCTTCCCGGCACTTCACCTCGTGGCGTGTCAACCGTCCCCTATCGCAGGAGCTCCCTCCACTCTCCCTATCCAAACTCGCGGGCGAGCCCGCATCCGCCTCTCCCGCATCAGCCTCAACCGCACTTTTACGGCGCGCACGACCTCGACCTGACCATCACACCGCAGTCCGGCGGCATGAAGCCTGGCGAACacggcttcttcttcggcttCGATCGCCTGCCCTCCCCCGACGGCTCCACCGCCTCGGACCAGGTCGTACTAGCAGGCTAtgagggcggcctgcaggtCTATGCCGTCGGCAAGAGGGGTATAGACCTAGTGGCCAACCTAAAGGGTCTTCGGGGCGGCGTCCACCACGCCAAGATTCTCCCGTGGAccattggcggcgacgctcgcTTGTTTCCCcttgttgccgtcgtcgtgcatGGACCCGTGCTACCACCGCGATCTGCAGATGGACCGCCCAAAGGGGATTCCGCATCTCGTGTGACGCCAGACGATACCGCGAGCCCGCGGCCTGGGTATGCTCCCCTGGAGGGTATCCAGGGCCGGCCAGGCCCGGCAGTCATGTCGTACCAGACGGCAGTTGAGGTGTACTCCCTCAAGACAaacaagctcgtcgacgtcctcctGCAGGCGCAAAAGGTACCAATCAACACCGAGGTATCGCTCTCCAGCCCGCTCTTCcaaccaccgccaccgactGGTGCTCTCACGATCAAGGCCGACTCCGGAACCATTGCAGTCTGCTCAGGCACGACGGGAGAGTGCTGGATTTATCGCCAGCTGCTTGAACCCCAAAACTCACACGTCTTCGCCTGCTCTGGCAAGATATGGACGACGATTCAGCAGGCCAGGGCTAgcgacgtggccgaggagagcGACAAGCCCTACCCATCGGTCGCACCGCATCGTCCCAGTCCCCAGACTCCAATCTTGGCCCTCAACGGCCATTGGATTGCATACTGCCCGGCAGCACCCTCGTCTCAAATCTCGCTTCGAGCACATCTTCCAGTGCCCATCCTGGGACGAGCGCCGGGGGTCTCCTCCCTAACACCCCCTCACCTGCCCACGGTCACTTCATCCGTGGATCTGCCAATCTCGGATAGCATGGTTAACAAGATCATGCGGGAGACGACTCAGGAGCTGATTCAAGGTGCCAAGTGGGTTGGCCAGCAGGGCCTGCAAGCCTGGAACTCGTACTGGAACAAGCCATCGAGCCCACAATCACAGCCACAGCAGGCGAGGTCTCCGCCACCGCAATGGGTGGGCTCGCGCTCTCCCCAGACAGACGCGGCGCAGTTTCCGCCGACGCATGGCACGTCCTCACCAGCTACCGTCAAAGAACCTGGCATTGTCGCGATAGTAGATACGGAGGCAATCGCGAGCTCGGCCACAATGCACCCCTTGACGACGTTTGCGACCCCGCTGGGTTGCAGCTTCTTGTCGTTttcgccgtcctcgctggCTCTGTTCACCGCCAGCACGAAAGGCGACGTTCAGACAGTCTGGGACTTGCTGCGCATCCAGCACACCCAttcgtcgccgctgcagaCGACCCTTGCTCAGAACGACTGCAGTGGTCCTCTGGTCCGCCAAGTAGCGCAGTTCTCGCGCATGACCGTCgcccgcatcgtcgacgttgTCTGGACCGCCCCTCAAGGAGAGAGACTGGCCATGGTCACGGAGAGAGGCACCATTCACCTGCTGGACATGCCCTTCAGTTCATTCatgtggccgccgcctcgtcggcgcaaGGTGACCGCGAAGAGCGCGACAGAGCAATCGGAGGCGTCTGGTTCCGCTGTCTCCATGGCATCGGGTGCCTTTGGGGCCGCCTACCAGGCTGCGATGCCATTCGTGACGCGCTCACGCCGGAGCAGTGGCAACGTGCCCGCTACACCGGCCAACACCTTGAGGGACTCGGCAGCCCAGGGCGGCAGGGCCATCGCAGCGACCATCAGCCACTCTCTCGGCAAGACGGGAACCGCTATCAGCCAACTCCGGCACACGGGGGAGAACCGAGTCGCACTCCCGACGAGCGCGGTTCTGCCGTCTAGCGCGTGCGTCGCGTGGCTCAGGGGTCGCAGGTCTCAGGTCCTTGTGTctgtcggtggcggcctAGTGCGCTTGTTCCCGTGCAAGGCGCGCAGACCCTCGACTATGGCAGGGAAGCGCATCGCCCGTGCCAACAAGTACAAAGACTTCAGAGTGCCGCTGCTTCCAGACGATGTGGTTGCCCCGATTGTGAGGCAGGTCCTCGAGTTGGGCGCCGTGGATGAGTATCTTGAACTGTCCGACGCCGAGATGGAAGCGGGCAACACAATGACACTCAGGGCCCACCATGCGCAGGCAAACCTCCCGGTTCACGGAGTGGATGTCACGATTCCACAGGCAGAGATTGAGTCGAGCGCGCCGTACCAGCCATTCCACACGGACCGTCGTGTTGCACTCTGTGAGTACGCCCGCGAAGGCAGTGCTCAGCTGGAGTCCGCCTCGGTCCTTCTCACAAacaccgccctcgacgagcaaTCCAACacaaaaaagaagaaaaagcgCCAGCCCGCAGCAGAGTCGCAACTCAGCGAGCCCTTGGCAACGGGGGCATGGGCGTTTGGGCAAGACATCGTGACGGTGAGGAAGGAAATGGGCCTCCAGGctggcgccaacgacgacgttggcTCCGATGATCATCTCGCCCTCCCGCAGTCTGCTATGGAACGGGTCATGCAGTACGGCGATGAGGAGCATATAGTGGTGACGACTAGAAGACGTCGCGGCCCGCGTGCGGGAGACGCAGACGAGGATGGCTTCTTCGAGGATGACTGTGAGGTGCTGGACTTTGCCGACCAGAGAGTCTAA
- the dpm2 gene encoding Dolichol phosphate-mannose biosynthesis regulatory protein (TransMembrane:2 (i5-26o46-71i)~COG:O~EggNog:ENOG503P564), protein MLDKLVGLAMLVAASVVFLYYTIWTLLMPFVDDDHPLQNFFLPRVWAIRIPVILILLGSAVVGSFLGMVMIRSNRKKAAKAKAAGKKKA, encoded by the exons ATG CTCGACAAACTCGTTGGCCTCGCCATGCTCGTGGCTGCCTCGGTCGTCTTCCTCTACTACACCATCTGGACGCTTCTCATG CCCTTTGTCGACGATGACCACCCGCTCCAGaacttcttcctccctcgcGTCTGGGCCATCCGCATCcccgtcatcctcatcctgCTAGGCTCCGCCGTGGTCGGCTCGTTCCTAGGCATGGTCATGATTCGAAGCAACCGTaagaaggcggccaaggccaaggctgctggcaagaagaaggcgtaA